The window CCGGATCGACATAAACCTCGATCGCGTCACCGATATCGATATGAAGTGTTCGTCGCAGCTCAATCGGCAAAACAATCCGGCCTAACTCGTCTACTTTTCTCACTATTCCCGTCGATTTCATCTGAAAGCCTCCTAATTATTTCATTGACTTCGATCATTTATGTTGTATATTCAATTCCACATATAAACTTGAATTCCTTTTATTTACTTCAAACATTTTAGTCAATTATCTGATTAATGCATGAAAGTGGACAGCAAAAAAAGGGCTTAAACGTGTTTCATTGAACACATTTAAGCCCTTTATACGTATAAGGATCTAGTTTTTGTTCTCCTGTTGTTGATCTTTGGCGATTTGCTCTTTAAGTGCCGTATTTTTAAGAACCAACTGTTTGGATAATTCAACTTGTAAAAGGTTGATTTTATTAATCTCATCCTTTAATTTACTAAGTCGAGACATCTTGCTGCTTAAATCACTGGGTGAAGTACTTATTTTTATATCCCTTTGTAATTGATTAATTTTTGAAAGTGCTTTTTCCTTTTTTTTCTGTTCGTCGATACTTCTTTGTTGAATTTCAGCAATTTCTTTTTTTAAGCGATTTATGATAGATAAAGTGAAACTTATAGCCATTCAAACACCTCTTAGCAGTTTAGTGTAGCTTCACACCATTCTACACTAAATACATGGTCCGTGCCAAAAGGGGGATGAAAAAGAGGGGTGTGAAGCGGGGCGGCAACGCTGAATTTCATGTGGAATGAACTACTCAATTAGCTTTACATCAACAATGACTTCCAAATCTTGCTGACCGGCACCGCGATAGACGCCTTTGACGGGAACGATATCGTTGTAGTCGCGGCCGTGTCCGAGCTTAATATAGCGCCAATTGACCTCACAGTTGTTCGTAGGGTCGTAACCGAACCAACCCGTTCCCGGGATCAGGCACTCCACCCATGCATGGGAGGCTTGGGTGAATTCCGTGCTGCCTCCTTGTAGATCGCCAACAAAGTGATAACCGCTAACATACCTAGCAGGAATCCCTTTATCTCGGCATATGGCAATCATGAAATGAGAGTAGTCCTGACAAACGCCACGCTTAAATTGAAGCATTTCTCCGACGGTGGTCTGTACGGAAGTGGCTGAGGGATCATAGGTGAAGTCGCGATGAATCGTTGTGTAGATCGTACGCAGTAATTCGTATAAAGTTATATCTTGATCAGAAATGGCGTCTGAGTAAGCCTTGAGTTCAGGGGTCAAACCCGTATAACTGGTAGGCAGTAAGTACTCCGCATGTTGATTCTGGAAATCATCGCTAAGTCTCATCGCGTTCTCCTCTAAGGGAGAAGTGACGCCTGATGGGATGTTATCGTTGTCGTTCGTGACGACAGTGGACACCATTTTAATGGTTAGCTCGCGATGAAGCTTATTGACTGTAAAAGCATGTACGCGATTATGAAAAAAATCCGAGTATGTAAAGAAAGCAGAAGCAGGTTCCGTGGTGATGGAGTGGTGATAACAGGCTTGACGATTGTCAGTTAGAGGTGTTAAACGAACTTCATTGACACTGTCCTGCGCTGTACCGGTGTAGGAATAACGCGTGATATGCGTAATCTCCAGCTTTTTCATGCGATGACCTCTTCCCGGGAGGGAAAAAAGACTTTTGACATCCTTAAACCCATCACGTTACAGGATTCCCGCAGTGCACTTAAAGTCATTTCCAGTTTGCCGGATAAAATATCATCTTCGTCCATGCAAGCAAGGTTAGCCTTTACTTTTCCCGCCAGCTTAGCGAGCCTGTGTACAGCAAGGTTTAAATCGGGGTCCTCCATTTGAATGCCCTGTAAGGAACGCTCCAAGGATTGGAAAGAGAAGCTAACCGAGCGTGGAAATGTTTCATGAAGCATCAGGAATTTAATAATGCTGCTTAGATTAACTGTGTCTGCATGTTCCCTGCGATATGACTCATAACCGCTAACCGACTTCAATACGGACAGCATAAGCGGGTAAGAAGAAAGCTCTTCCCTGGCGTAATCATGACATAACGATTGGAGTAGGCGCAGCAAATTCTCAGCACGCTCCAAATATCGTCCGGCTTCCACGAAGTGCCATTCATTTTGACGCGGCATGACGGATGTGGCCGCCCCTTGAAACATAGACAAGGTGTCTCGAATAAAACGATAGAACAAATGAGGCGAATCGTTTGCGATATCTCGTACTTCTTTTTCTTTTAGCCACAGATACAAGCCATTCATAATATCCCACAGCTCTGCGGGCATTTTCTCGCGGATATTACGAAGATTGGAGCGGGCATGGTTGGTGCAAGCCAGCAAAGAATTCGAATTATTTTTATCGAGTGTAATATAGTGGAGGACATGCTGCTCGGTGAAGCTCCCGTACTGCTCAGTAAATGCGGCACGATCGCCAATCGTATCAATTAAACGGCTCCACGATTGATCGCTGCTATTCTCCTTCTCCTCGCGAATATGATAATACACATCGATTAGTCTTGCGTGATTCTCCGTTCTTTCCGTATACCTGCCGATCCAGAATAAAGCTTCCGCTGTACGTCCCATCATCACCATGAACGCTTGCCTCCAATCAATATTTGTTTCTTTATGAATGAGTGACCCAAGTGTCCTTACATCCCCCGCCTTGCGAGGAGTTCACTACGAGTGAACCTTCTTTAAGCGCTACCCGCGTAAGTCCGCCAGGTATAACCTGAATGCTCTCGCCAGCGATGACGAAGGCCCGAAGATCGATATGCCGCGCAGCCATTTGGCCGTCCAACATGACAGGGGCTCTGGAAAGCTGGATCGTTGGTTGAGCGATATAACGCTCGGGATTCGCTATAATTTTAAGCCGAAAATCAGCCAATTCACTTTCAGAGGCCGAAGGCCCGATGAGCATACCGTAGCCACCGGAGAGCGATGTCTCTTTGACGACCATTTCATCTAGATGCTGCAGGACATGATCACGTTCTTCCGGTCTAGAAAGGATATAAGTAGGCACATTATTCAGGATCGGTTCTTCGTTCAAATAGTAACGAATCATATCCGGAACATAAGCATAAATGGCTTTATCGTCGGCCACGCCTGTTCCAGGGGCATTCACAATGTTAATATTACCCGCGCGATAGGCATTCATGATCCCTGCGACACCTAACATCGAGTTCGGATCAAAAGCGAGCGGATCCAAGAAATCGTCGTCGATTCTTCGATATAAGACATCGATTTGGCGGAGCCCTTTGATCCCGCGAATATAAACCTTATGATCAATGACGACAAGATCGTGTCCTTCTACAAGCTGTATGCCCATTTGCTGCGCAAGGAACGTATGTTCGAAATAGGCTGAATTGTAGCAACCTGGGGTCAGTAGGCCAATGACAGGATCGGATTTGCCCGAAGGGCTTAGCCTGCGTAATGCGGATAGAAACACATTTAAACTATGCTCAATGTCTTGAATCGAATGGCTAAAAACGAGTTCAGGGAATAAGTGCGTCATGATGGAACGGCTTTTGTACAAATAAGAGAAGCCTGAAGGTGATCGTAGATTATCCTCCAGAACGAAATATTCGCCATGCTCATCACGAATTAAATCGATACCTGATACCGTTACATACACATCATTCGGGATGGATAGACGCATCATTTCAGGTCGGAAATAGCAGTTGGAAAGAACCATTTTTCTAGGGATAATACCTTCCTTTAAGATGCATTGGTCATGATAAATATCCTTGAGAAATAGATTAAGCGCCTTAACGCGCTGCTGAAGCCCTCGTTCAAGCTTGAGCCATTCATCCCGTGGAATGATTCGTGGGATCGGATCGAAAGGGATGGTTCGTTCCAATGCTTCTGCTTGATCGGGGCTGTAGAGTGTAAACGTAATTCCTTCTTCCATCATGCGTTTCATGGTGGCCGTTTGGCGCTTGCTCAAATTTCCCGCCTTCATCGACATGAACTGAAGGAAAACATTTTGATAATGTGATCTTACCGAGTACGAGTTCACAAACATCTCATCAAAAAAAGGACGGGGATCATAGGGGGTGGTGACCAGATTCTCAGGTTTGGACATCGCAGCTCCTGGTTTCTTAGCTATACTTCGAGTGGAAGTTACGTTAGAGGGCCCGAAGCAGAAACCAGGCCTCCTTTCTGATCTAAGTTCTTATTTTGTGTTAGGAAATATGACATGAATTGATGAAGAAACAATGGATTTTATTATATTGTAAATTTATCAGAAAATTATGTCAATATACCTGACGTATAATTTAACTGACAAGAAATGCGCAAATAGATCAAATGTTTGAAATTTTCAAGAATTTTCTGTTTTTATCTTGATTTACGTCGAAATCAGCTATAGAATGTCGAATATGTAAATGTTACATAATGTCACACGATAATTGTGAATATAGGGGGTTGGGGTATGTTTGATTGGCTTGGATTTCGTAAAGGTCTGCCTTTGTGGTGGTCGTATCGTCTGAATCGTCACCTCAAGGAAGATGTGGAACATATCTTCGAAGGGATTGCGCATACGAGAATTGAAATTTTGCGAAGCTGGGTAGAGGCATATTGGTCCAATTTGGATCGACTGCTCGAGCAGCTCACTGATTCTGAACCTGGACTAACGACACAAGATGGTTCTATGGTACAACGGCTCCTGGCAGCTGCGTCAAAGAGCGGGGCCGATTTCTCGGAGATCTTCATAGTGAATGAGAAAGCAGAAGTGATATACTCCACGTCCCCCACTCATGTTGGGAAATCTTATGATTCAGGTAGTGATCTTACAAAAGGGCTAGAGGAAGCACGTAAAGGCAAGAAATGCTTATACGGACCTTATTCTGATCCCCTTACATTAAAGCTAGGTCCAAGCACTTCGCCGTTTCACGATGCTATGACACTTGCATTTATTACTCCTATAATGGTTAAGGGAATATGGAAAGGGGCCATTTGCGGACGTGTCCCGAACGATGTGCTCGGCGATCTGATCCAGCGTGAATCAGGACATGTGTATCCAGACTCTGGAGATAATTATTTATTTATGGCGAAGCCTGTGTTAAATAAACAGATTGCCCCAGGCACAGCATTATCTCGAAGCCGTTTTGAGGATCTTACCTTTACCCATGGTGACAATTTAAAAGATGGCGTGCGCACAGATTACGGCATTGTCGGTGTAAAGGAGCATACGGAGCTTGAGCTCATTTTTACGGATCCGGCAACGGGACAGCTGCATCCGGGGGTTGCAGGAACGATTGCAAAGGGACATAATTTATTCGTGGAGTTTCCAGGTTATTCCGATTATCGGCATATTTCTGTCATTGGCAAAGGTGTTACTTTCCAGCTTCCGCACTGCCCGGATGTTTGGGGGATGATGTGTGAAGGCGATCTAGAGGAAGTATACCGGATTCGCAGTATCGACTGGAAATTGCTTAAGCTGCAGCTGCGGTTCATTGTAGGATATATATTACTCACAGCAGGCGGCTTTTGGCTGCTAAATGGACAAGTTTCTAGTAGGTGGGGATCAGTCATAATGGCTGCTGTAAGCCTTGTGTATGGAGGAATAGGCGCAAGCCTTATAAGGCAAAAAGGCAGCAGGCCGATTGTAAGGCAGCTCGCGCAAATGAATAAGTTCATCCGCATTAACGCAGAGGGTAGCGGTGATTTGACACAGCGCCTGCAAGTGCAGGAGTTCGCTGGCGATGAGACGCGGGAATTAGCGAAATGGATTAATAATATGATTGATTCCCTTGAGGGTATTATGCTGCAGGTGAAACAAGCCGCGGCTGAAGTTCAGCTAAGCCAGGAACGTATGAACGAATCGACGGGTTCAACGGAACAATCAACTGGACGAATGAGCACCAAGATACATGATATGATTCGTTCGCTGCGTGGTCAGCTCAAGGACATCGATGTTGCGAAGGATGTAACGCAGAATATGAGCGGGACACTGCGCGAATTGGAAGAGAAGGCTTCGGGTCAAATTGCTGTAGCGCAGGATGAAGTGGACCGTATTGGCGAAAAGATGAATCATATTTCGGCGAAAGTAGCTGAAACGAATCGTACCATTCAAACTTTTTTGCAAACGACGCAAGAAATTCCGAAGCTGCTTAAAGTCATCGAAGAGATTTCCGCTCAAACCAATCTGCTTTCCCTGAATGCCTCTATTGAAGCAGCGAGGGTAGGTGAGCACGGGAAGGGCTTCGCTGTCGTGGCCGGAGAGATTCGTAAGCTGGCTGAGTTGACCAAGAAGTCGACAATGGAAATCAATGACACCATTGAGCATATTGAACGTCATGCGAATGAAGCCTTCATCTCAATGGAAGAAGGCACCAAGGTTGTTCTGGAGGGAACGCAAATTGTGGCGGCGGCGTCTGAGATTCTCAGCAGCGCGAACGCGCACGACACCATGAAGACACAGGTGGTGGATGAAGTGGTGGCGCTGATGGAGAAGGTAGCGGCGGTAAGCCTGGAGAATCGCCAAATCTCGGCGGAGGTTGAGCGTACCGTGCAAGAGCTTCTGCAGGATATGCTTCACGTGCGCCAAACGACGGGGGATGTTGGCGCGATTACGGAGTCGCTGCTCCTGCTTGTAAATCAGTTTCATTTAACGGAGAACCGTATTCGATAACGGTTTGTTTCTAAGACATTTCCTGCGCATGTTAGTTAACCCATCCTGCATACAATGATAATGCGGAATGGGTTAGCTTTATTATGCTTACGAGTAAGTTTTCTAACGAAAACTCGAAGGAGGATGTCTAATGAATGACCGTTTGAGCATTCGAACGAATAGGGAGTACATGATGGATCCCGGCTATTTTCCAATGCTCGTAGAGCGTCTGAAGAAGGAGCATGTGCAGATGCGCGAGCAGCTCTCCGAGATCCGAACGATGGCTGCTTCCTTGTACTCCCTCGAGGATTGCTCAATAGGAATGTGCAAGCTGATTGAACTCCAAGATTTGATTCTTTCCCTTGTTGAAGAGCTGGAACAGCATTCGGAATGGGAAGAAAAAGAACTGTTTCCTCTTCTGCAATCTTATTTACAACCAACAACAGCGCTGTCTGTCTCTCGTTCCATGACGGTTATAGAGCAGGATCATGACTTGGCGAAAAGAGTCGTGCAGGCTTTCGTAGATGGTGTGAATGCGATGAAAGTGCCGATAGATGAGGAATTTTTACATTTGATGGCATCGGAACTAATGACGGCTTGCTTAATACTGCTCAAACATTTCACCTTAGAAGAGGAACTTGTGTATCCGCTCACCGATCGTATCGTGGAACAATTAGCCTAAGTACATAAAAAGAGGGTCCTCTCAAGTCATTTGGCTTGTAGAGGACCTTTTTTTGAAAGATAAAGTGGTGCGAGACGTCTGAAAAGGCTGTCACGGATGCCCGGAATGAAGCCAAAGTGGCACGAGACGTCTGAAAAGGACATCTCAGCTAGTCGCCGTAAGAATTAGGTTACCAATGCGTAGAACAGAATAAGGGCTGAGTAAGTTGGTGGGGAAGTGTTATTGAAACGCTTTGCAACAAAAATAACCTAAGGCAGCGCCAGCGCCTTAGGTTATTTTTAATAGTTGGCGTAACGCTTAAGCCTCAAGCGTGCTCATCGTTTTCTCTTCGCATTCCTTCGAGCAGAAGCTATTATGCTTCTCTTCGCAGGCTTCACAGCTGATATGCTTCAAGTGGCAAGCATCGTTCGCACAGTTGATGTAGCGATCTTCGGCTGTTCCACAGTGGTAGCATTTGCCTACGACGATATCTTCGTCTGTACGGTTGATGGGGACAGAAATCCGCTCGTCGAAGACATAGCATTTGCCATCGAATAAGCGACCTTGAACATCTTCATCTTTCCCATAGCTCACAATCCCGCCATCCAGCTGGTAAACCTCTTTGAAGCCTTCCTGTAAAAGGAAACCTGAGAGCTTCTCACAGCGGATACCGCCGGTACAATACGTGAGAATGGGTTTGTCCTTAAATTCCTGGAGATTGTTGCGAATCCACTCAGGGAATTCCTTCGTAGTCTCAACCTCTGGACGAATGGCGCCTCGGAAATGTCCGATATCGTACTCATAATGGTTGCGTCCATCAAGGACAATGACATCTTCGTGCTGGAGCTTCTCGTAGAATTCCTTTGGCTTCAGATGTGTACCGGTTAGTTCGTTCGGATTCACGTCTTCTTCAAGTCGGAAAGTGACGAGTTCCTTTTTCGGACGAACAAATAACTTTTTGAAAGCATGTTGTTCACTTTCATCTATCTTGTAGATCATGTCTTTGAACAGCGGCATTTGACGCATCATCGCCATGTAAGCTTCGGTTTGTTCAACCGTTCCTGAAAGCGTCCCGTTAATGCCTTCAGGAGCGATAAGGATACGGCCTTTAATTCCGAGCTTTTTGCAATAAGCTAAATGTTCCTGAGCCAAAGCTTCGTGATCTATTACGGTAACGAATTTATAATACAACAAAATGCGATATGGAGCGCCTTCTACTGTCATATTTAACTTAACCACCTATACGTATAAATTGCATGCTCAAACAGAAAAAAGCATAAGCATATAGTGACATAAATCAGCGTATTTTTCAATCTAACAGCAATTTTTGGATAGAATGAAATACTTCCTCCAGAGCAATGGCAACCGATTGAAGTTGGTTCTGGATCATGCTGGTATTTGTTTCATCGGGCCCAGCGTGATGTTCTAACATTTCTTCTAGGGCAGTTGCCGCGGCGAATACCCGATTAGCTGACAAGTTGCTAGAAGAGCCGCGCAGCGCATGCAGCTGACTTATGGCTTCGGTATAGTCACCTTTCTGAATCGCAAGGGTTAATTGCGAAATAATAGGAGTGGATTGACTATGAAATTTCCGAAGCATTTCGTGATAGATCTCGGTTTTTCCGCCAAGCCGTCCGAGTGCTTCTTCCATATCCAGTCCTGGAATGGTCATCCTATTCTTCTCGCTAAGAACAGCATCGACGGCTGCAAACAATCGGCTAGGAATGATAGGCTTGGAGATCACTTCGTTCATACCAGCGCGAATACAATCTAAACGCTTCTCCAAAGTAGAGTCCGCGGTTAATGCAATAATAGGAATGTGCATCCATTTAGGCTCAAGACGAATTCGTTTGGTAGTCTCAATGCCGTCTAGAACGGGCATATGGATATCCATTAAAATCAAGTCATACCCATTATTCTCTAGGTTATTTAATGCTTCAAAACCGTTCGAAGCCAATTGAACGTCACAATTCATACAGCTTTCAAGCAGCGAACGAGCAACAGTCTGATTAATTTCATTATCTTCGACTAGCAGAATGCGATGAAAGGATGTCATTGTTTCTGCTGTATGCAGGAAGTCTGTCGTAGATAAGAGCTCCTTATCGGCAGGGGAGCCTGTTAGTGTTTGCAGCGTCTGGTACAGGACAATCCGTGAGATAGGTTTGACCAAAATGGCATGCGGAGCCGACCGTGTAGGCAGCTGCTCCAAGGCATCCCTTCCGGATAATGTGGTGTAAATAATCGTTAAAATGTTCATTCGATTGCAGGCTTCAAGCATGCCCAGCCATACTTCCTCTCCGTACATATCGACAGCTTCCATATCAAGCAGAATCGCATCTACGGGAATAACATCAATGGCATTCCTTGCTTCTTTCCAAGAATAAACACCAGCTGCTTCTGTACACATGGATTGAAGGGTATGAACAAGCACTTGGTTCAGACCAGGGTGATCTTCCACAATTAATGTGCGCAGCGGGAGGATTGCCTGAGTCTTCATAGGTTGCAAGGACATCGAGAAAGGCAAGCTAATCCGGAATTCACTGCCGAGCTCTGGTTGGCTTGACACCTCGATGGTGCCGCCCATGTTCTCAATGATGTTCTTTGAGATAACAAGACCGAGACCCGTACCCCCGAATTTCCGGCTCGTTACTTCATCCGCCTGTACAAACGGCTGGAACAGCTTGGATAGGTGCTCTTCATCCATTCCGATGCCTGTATCGCTGACGGTAAAGCCAATTCTGACTTCTTCCTCTCGGAGCTGTTCCACGTAAACACGCAGTGTGACTGTTCCTTGCTCCGTAAATTTTATCGCATTGCTAGTTAGATTCAGCAAGACTTGATACATGCGTAGTGAATCCCCAATGAGTCCAAGCGGCACATTGTCATGGATATCGCAAATAAAATCAACCGGTTTGTGGCCGAGCAGCACGCTAAGGGTTTCGCAAACACGGTCAATGGTCTCATCCAGCTGGAATGCATGATGTTCAATGGCTAGCTTGTCCACCTCGAGCTTCGAGAAGTCTAGAATGTCATTAATAATATTGGATAGAGACACCGAGGATCTCACTATTTTGCTTATATAATCCCTCTGAAGCGGTGACATGATCGTTCGCTCCAACAAGTAGGAAAGTCCGACAATACCATTGAGAGGTGTCCGAATTTCATGACTCATACGAGCCAGAAAAATCCCTTTAGCTAGATTGGCTTCATCCGCCTCTTGCTTCGCTCGAATGAGCTCCTCTTTGGATTGTACTTGGTCCGTAATATCTCGTGTAATGGCTGAGAAATATGGCTCTCCTTTTTCTGTTGGGCAATGGGGCACGATGATAACGGAAATGAATATTTGCCGTTGATCCTTCGTCAGGACCTCAGCTTCAAATTCCCAGAATCCTACCCGAATGGCAGTGTTCAGACCCTCTTCAAAATTGATGTCATTCTGGATATCTACGTACTCACTGAAATGATTGCCCACGGTTTGCTGTTTATCTAATCCAATTATGTTCTTGCCAGCTTGATTCATATAAAAGATATAGCCTTGCTCATCAAATGAGACAATGGAATCACGTGCGCTTTCTACAATCGTTAGCAACCTCTCCCTCGACTCATTGCTTTCCTTAATATCGCTAATGTCTCGAGCAATGAATACGAACCCTTTCAGCTCACCATTCGGATGTGTAATGCTGCTGACACTAACCTGAACGAAGAAACGAGTGCCATCTTTGTGATACCAGATCCACTCAGAATCTTCTTTCAGGTGACGTAATGTTCGGATCACGAGAGTTGTACAATCTGCTGGAACATATTCCCCCAGCTCAGACGAGTATTGCGCGGCTCTTTCCATCAGTTGTTCTTGATCCAACCACAAGAGGGG is drawn from Paenibacillus sp. V4I7 and contains these coding sequences:
- a CDS encoding AbrB/MazE/SpoVT family DNA-binding domain-containing protein, with translation MKSTGIVRKVDELGRIVLPIELRRTLHIDIGDAIEVYVDPERITLKKYMPACVFCGNFENMTYFKGKLVCSSCVEEIV
- a CDS encoding transglutaminase family protein, whose product is MKKLEITHITRYSYTGTAQDSVNEVRLTPLTDNRQACYHHSITTEPASAFFTYSDFFHNRVHAFTVNKLHRELTIKMVSTVVTNDNDNIPSGVTSPLEENAMRLSDDFQNQHAEYLLPTSYTGLTPELKAYSDAISDQDITLYELLRTIYTTIHRDFTYDPSATSVQTTVGEMLQFKRGVCQDYSHFMIAICRDKGIPARYVSGYHFVGDLQGGSTEFTQASHAWVECLIPGTGWFGYDPTNNCEVNWRYIKLGHGRDYNDIVPVKGVYRGAGQQDLEVIVDVKLIE
- a CDS encoding alpha-E domain-containing protein, with amino-acid sequence MVMMGRTAEALFWIGRYTERTENHARLIDVYYHIREEKENSSDQSWSRLIDTIGDRAAFTEQYGSFTEQHVLHYITLDKNNSNSLLACTNHARSNLRNIREKMPAELWDIMNGLYLWLKEKEVRDIANDSPHLFYRFIRDTLSMFQGAATSVMPRQNEWHFVEAGRYLERAENLLRLLQSLCHDYAREELSSYPLMLSVLKSVSGYESYRREHADTVNLSSIIKFLMLHETFPRSVSFSFQSLERSLQGIQMEDPDLNLAVHRLAKLAGKVKANLACMDEDDILSGKLEMTLSALRESCNVMGLRMSKVFFPSREEVIA
- a CDS encoding circularly permuted type 2 ATP-grasp protein — its product is MSKPENLVTTPYDPRPFFDEMFVNSYSVRSHYQNVFLQFMSMKAGNLSKRQTATMKRMMEEGITFTLYSPDQAEALERTIPFDPIPRIIPRDEWLKLERGLQQRVKALNLFLKDIYHDQCILKEGIIPRKMVLSNCYFRPEMMRLSIPNDVYVTVSGIDLIRDEHGEYFVLEDNLRSPSGFSYLYKSRSIMTHLFPELVFSHSIQDIEHSLNVFLSALRRLSPSGKSDPVIGLLTPGCYNSAYFEHTFLAQQMGIQLVEGHDLVVIDHKVYIRGIKGLRQIDVLYRRIDDDFLDPLAFDPNSMLGVAGIMNAYRAGNINIVNAPGTGVADDKAIYAYVPDMIRYYLNEEPILNNVPTYILSRPEERDHVLQHLDEMVVKETSLSGGYGMLIGPSASESELADFRLKIIANPERYIAQPTIQLSRAPVMLDGQMAARHIDLRAFVIAGESIQVIPGGLTRVALKEGSLVVNSSQGGGCKDTWVTHS
- a CDS encoding methyl-accepting chemotaxis protein translates to MFDWLGFRKGLPLWWSYRLNRHLKEDVEHIFEGIAHTRIEILRSWVEAYWSNLDRLLEQLTDSEPGLTTQDGSMVQRLLAAASKSGADFSEIFIVNEKAEVIYSTSPTHVGKSYDSGSDLTKGLEEARKGKKCLYGPYSDPLTLKLGPSTSPFHDAMTLAFITPIMVKGIWKGAICGRVPNDVLGDLIQRESGHVYPDSGDNYLFMAKPVLNKQIAPGTALSRSRFEDLTFTHGDNLKDGVRTDYGIVGVKEHTELELIFTDPATGQLHPGVAGTIAKGHNLFVEFPGYSDYRHISVIGKGVTFQLPHCPDVWGMMCEGDLEEVYRIRSIDWKLLKLQLRFIVGYILLTAGGFWLLNGQVSSRWGSVIMAAVSLVYGGIGASLIRQKGSRPIVRQLAQMNKFIRINAEGSGDLTQRLQVQEFAGDETRELAKWINNMIDSLEGIMLQVKQAAAEVQLSQERMNESTGSTEQSTGRMSTKIHDMIRSLRGQLKDIDVAKDVTQNMSGTLRELEEKASGQIAVAQDEVDRIGEKMNHISAKVAETNRTIQTFLQTTQEIPKLLKVIEEISAQTNLLSLNASIEAARVGEHGKGFAVVAGEIRKLAELTKKSTMEINDTIEHIERHANEAFISMEEGTKVVLEGTQIVAAASEILSSANAHDTMKTQVVDEVVALMEKVAAVSLENRQISAEVERTVQELLQDMLHVRQTTGDVGAITESLLLLVNQFHLTENRIR
- a CDS encoding hemerythrin domain-containing protein — its product is MNDRLSIRTNREYMMDPGYFPMLVERLKKEHVQMREQLSEIRTMAASLYSLEDCSIGMCKLIELQDLILSLVEELEQHSEWEEKELFPLLQSYLQPTTALSVSRSMTVIEQDHDLAKRVVQAFVDGVNAMKVPIDEEFLHLMASELMTACLILLKHFTLEEELVYPLTDRIVEQLA
- a CDS encoding rhodanese-related sulfurtransferase, yielding MTVEGAPYRILLYYKFVTVIDHEALAQEHLAYCKKLGIKGRILIAPEGINGTLSGTVEQTEAYMAMMRQMPLFKDMIYKIDESEQHAFKKLFVRPKKELVTFRLEEDVNPNELTGTHLKPKEFYEKLQHEDVIVLDGRNHYEYDIGHFRGAIRPEVETTKEFPEWIRNNLQEFKDKPILTYCTGGIRCEKLSGFLLQEGFKEVYQLDGGIVSYGKDEDVQGRLFDGKCYVFDERISVPINRTDEDIVVGKCYHCGTAEDRYINCANDACHLKHISCEACEEKHNSFCSKECEEKTMSTLEA
- a CDS encoding response regulator codes for the protein MSSSLRFKLVSLLVLITCISLTVVGITNYWLSRDKLIHQMKEQSITSVSNSAQNFYDFLSIRLAEVELISRVDVMKHGTLEERLQFLTKELKAGANRYHSMGIIDLNGYMTLTSGQTFYITGERRFQEALKGKTFISDPQIGKLTGKYIISITAPVFNERNEVTSIVNISLDAEQTFFEHLHTPLDKGEILIVNHEGLILYHTDTPLILNLNIFTEYPSLVPAFQKALQSNEGFLDESYYGGQKARWFYARVPQLDWYLAYSMPLSAFEAPTSPLLWSTIGLIMMTAVVIFILIYLTANTLIIKRIKQILHVTESVAAGNFYIKPLIFKSKDELGALAHSVNGMIENLRELFEPFEAFIHHNQYAMIVTDPSFTINHLNSRAVQLLGYSLAEVHKKATPLLWLDQEQLMERAAQYSSELGEYVPADCTTLVIRTLRHLKEDSEWIWYHKDGTRFFVQVSVSSITHPNGELKGFVFIARDISDIKESNESRERLLTIVESARDSIVSFDEQGYIFYMNQAGKNIIGLDKQQTVGNHFSEYVDIQNDINFEEGLNTAIRVGFWEFEAEVLTKDQRQIFISVIIVPHCPTEKGEPYFSAITRDITDQVQSKEELIRAKQEADEANLAKGIFLARMSHEIRTPLNGIVGLSYLLERTIMSPLQRDYISKIVRSSVSLSNIINDILDFSKLEVDKLAIEHHAFQLDETIDRVCETLSVLLGHKPVDFICDIHDNVPLGLIGDSLRMYQVLLNLTSNAIKFTEQGTVTLRVYVEQLREEEVRIGFTVSDTGIGMDEEHLSKLFQPFVQADEVTSRKFGGTGLGLVISKNIIENMGGTIEVSSQPELGSEFRISLPFSMSLQPMKTQAILPLRTLIVEDHPGLNQVLVHTLQSMCTEAAGVYSWKEARNAIDVIPVDAILLDMEAVDMYGEEVWLGMLEACNRMNILTIIYTTLSGRDALEQLPTRSAPHAILVKPISRIVLYQTLQTLTGSPADKELLSTTDFLHTAETMTSFHRILLVEDNEINQTVARSLLESCMNCDVQLASNGFEALNNLENNGYDLILMDIHMPVLDGIETTKRIRLEPKWMHIPIIALTADSTLEKRLDCIRAGMNEVISKPIIPSRLFAAVDAVLSEKNRMTIPGLDMEEALGRLGGKTEIYHEMLRKFHSQSTPIISQLTLAIQKGDYTEAISQLHALRGSSSNLSANRVFAAATALEEMLEHHAGPDETNTSMIQNQLQSVAIALEEVFHSIQKLLLD